TCGATCAAAATAAAAAATTCGGCGAGCGCGAGCTGCGGCTGATGAAGATTCTGGCTTCGCAATGTGCGCAGTTCATTGCCAATGCCAAATTGCATGAAGCCGTGTTTGCCGAGGCCGATCGCCTGCGCCAGGAGATTCGCGACAAATATCAGTTTCACGGCATCATCGGCCACAGCCAGAAAATGCAGGCGCTGTTTGCGCTGCTGGAAAGAATCATTCCCACCGAGGGCCGCGTTTTGCTCGAAGGTGAAAGCGGCACCGGCAAAGAGTTGATTGCGCGCGTGATTCATTACGGCGGGCCGCGCCAAGATGGACCATTCGTGGCTGTCGACTGCGGCGCACTGCCGGCCAATCTCATGGAAAGCGAATTGTTCGGGTACGTGAAAGGCGCGTTTACCGGCGCGCTGCGCGATAAAAAAGGCTTGTTTGAAGAAGCGCATCGCGGCACGTTGTTCTTGGATGAAATCGTCAACATGCCGCTCGACGTGCAAGCCAAATTTCTGCGCGCGATTCAGGAGGGAGAAATCCGCCCGGTTGGTTCCACGCAGGTGAAAAAAGTCGACGTGCGCCTCATCGCCGCAGCGAGCGTGAATCTGCGCGTGCAGGTCGAAGCCGGAAAATTTCGCCAGGACCTTTTTTATCGCCTCAACGTCGTCAACGTCGCCTTGCCGTCGCTACGCGAGCGCAAAGCGGATATCGCCCTCCTCGCGAATCACTTTCTCAAGAAAGCCGCAGAGAAGCATAATCGGCCCCTCAAAGGCTTCAAAGCTGAAACCGTGGCCTATCTTGAAAATTACGCCTGGCCCGGCAATGTGCGTGAGCTGGAGAACGTCGTCGAGCGCATGGTCATTCTTTCCGAGCCGAAAAACGAGTTGATTGCGCCCGAACTGTTGCCGGCAGAAATCCGGCCGCCAAATCTCGACGGCGAGGCGACGCTGCAGCAAGGCAAGCCTTCGCCAGGCGTCAAAACCATGAAAGATGCGTATGAGAAAATGATTCTGCTCGAGGCCTTGATGAAACATGATTGGAACCAATCTGCCGCCGCGCGCGAGCTTGAGGTGGATGAGAAGAGCGTGCGGTACAAAATGCAGAAGTTTGGGGTTAAGAAGCCATAATTCGGAAAAGCTTCCGAGTTGATTCGGAAAAATCTCCGAATGCGATGAAACTTCTGCCAACGCGGCATTTCTAAAATTTCGCATAACCGTTTCTAAAAAAGCCACTTCGCTTGGTCGGTGACCATCGCAAGTGGCTTTTTTATTTGTGGCACAATTCTGGATAGCATGGCTGCAAAGTCTTTTGAATTATCTTTCACAAAGGAGCAACCATGAACTCATCCCAATGTCTTCAACGCTTGGCGGCCATTATCGTCCTGCTGAGCCTCGTCACCGCCAGCACAGCCCGCGCGCAAACCAATGTCAGCGTCTATGCCACTGGACTGGTCTCGCCCATGGGACTTGAGATTGATGCGCAAGGCCGCCTCTGGGTGGCAGAACAAGGCACAGGGAATAACGACAGCCGGATATCAGTCGTGACAACTGACGGACACGTTCATCCGTTTCTCACCGGCCTTCCTTCCGAGTTGGTTGAAGGCGATCCGCTGGGCGCCGAGCATCTCCATTTCGACGGCAACGGCAATCTCTTGATCATGCAAGGTGAAGGTTCGGATTGGCTTTCGGAGTCGATGCTCACCATCGATGTTTCCGGATTCGTGCCCGGCGATACGGCGCGCCGCCTCAACGATTTGACGGCGGTCCATAGAATTGGGCCTTTCGCTTTGCGCAATGGCGCTCCGAGCACCAACCCTTATGCAATGGCTTTTGGGCCGGACAAGAATCTTTACATTGTTGACTCCGGCGCCAATGGCATCGTCAAGCTTGACCGCTGCACGGACAATCTCAGCGTTTTTGTCGGCTTCGATCCCATCTCCAACCCGACCACCGAAGGCCCGCCCATGATCGATCCCGTGCCGACGGGAATCGTTGCCGCCGGCAATAAATTCTATGTCGGACTTTTCCTGGGATTTCCCTTTTTGCCCGACTCGTCGCGGATTATGGAAGTCGAGCTTGGCGGCAGGATCACCACTCTTAGAAACGGCCTCACCTCCGTGGTCGATTTGGCGATTGATCCCAGCGACGGCAATCTCGTGTTTCTTCAGTATGCGCGGTGGGAATTTCCCTTTGTGCCGAACACGGGCGGCGTCTTCAAGCTGAAGGCAGGAAAAGTGGACACCATCGCGTATGGATTGAATTTTCCAACTGGATTGCGTTTTGCCCCGAATGGCGATCTGTTCGTTTCCAGTTTTGCCGACGGACAAATTCTGAAAATCACCTCGCCTCTTGCTGTGGGGGTGTGGCGCCTCCAAACCACTGTGAGCGGCAACCTTCCGCTTGTCAGTGTCAAAGCCGTGAGCAGAGACGTGGCTTGGATTGCCGGTTTTGGCGGCACGGTCTATCGCACCACGGACGGCGGGAAAAACTGGATTCCCACGGCAACCAAGGCCTCGACCACCGAAGCCCTGGCATGTATTGCGGCCCTCGACGCCACGACGGCGTTTGCCGGAGGCGGCGGGCCAGATTGGGGAGGTGGAAACACCAAGATCTACCGCACCACGAATGGCGGGCAGAGCTGGGAGGCCGTTTACACCGCAACCGGCGCCAACTCTTTCTGGAACTGGATTCACTTTTTCGACAGCCAAAACGGCATTGCTCAGAGCGATCCGCCCGTGGCCGGCGGGAATTTCTTGATTGTCAAAACCAGCGACGGCGGAAAAACCTGGACGCCAATCGCCAACCCGCCCGATGCAAATACGAACGAGTATGGTGTTTCCAACAGCTTCCATTTCTACGATAATCTCAATGGCTGGTTCGGCACCGGTCACCCGCCGTTTGTTCCGGGCGGCAGCGCCGGACGAGTATTTCGCACCACCGACGGCGGCAACACCTGGACGCCTTTTGCTTCAGGAAATGGCAATAGCGTAAATGCGGTGAGATTCATTTCACCCACCGTCGGCATTCGCACTTCAAATACTGCTCCATTTTTGACGCGCTCTGTGGATGGCGGCCAAACCTGGACGCCGGTCAACGGCCTGCCGGTTGCAAACATTCGGCAGATGGTTGCCGCAACGGGCGTCAATACGCCGAGCCTCAATCAGCTTTGGGTTTACGGTGAAGCGGATGCTCCATTCATCTTGTCCAGCACCGACGGCGGCGTGACTTGGCAACGGCAGCCGATTGTGGGCACCGTCGAGTACCCTATCTTTCACCTGTCGGCGGTGACCATCGGGGCTTCGAGCGATAGCGTCCAAGCTTTCGGGATTACTCTCGATATCAATACACTCGCTCACGGCGGACAGATTTTCAATTATCGCGAGCGCTTGGGATTTGTGACCGGCGTGAAAGAACCGGCAAGCCTTCCGCTCGAATACACGCTCTCGCAAAACTATCCCAACCCTTTCAATCCGGAGACCAGAATCAGGTATCAACTGGCGAACCCGGATCGCGTTGCCTTGAAAATCTACAACATGCTGGGGCAGGAAGTGCGAACGCTGATCGACGAATTCAAGCCTGCTGGCTCTTATGAAGTGTCGTGGGATGGCAAGGACAACGCCGGCCAGCGTGCGCCGAGCGGCATGTATCTGTATCGTGTCGAGGCGCAAGGATTGGTACAAACGAAGAAGATGATATTGGCGAAATAAGGTCAAGTGGCCTGAATGGCAGTAACGAGGGACATGGCTGGTTCTTCCCCGCAAACAATCACGCCGCGAAAAAACTCCCACAGAAAGAGGTGCTCGTTTCCGTGGGAGTTTTGTGTTGGGCCAACCGCTAGGCCGCTCATTTTCTCCCGGCAGCGGGCCATCGTTCGGCAGGCAGACATCATGCGCGGAAGAGGCATCGGCTGTCGCACAGGCACGGTAAGCTTGCCGCCTCCCGCACAATCAGCTCGGGATAATCCCATTCCGCCGCATCGGTCAACTTGAAGCAGCGCGCTGGAGACAGGGCAATGGCCTTGCCATTCTCGACAACATGCTGATCACGGCGGGCCTGCCGCTGTTGTGCTTCTTGAAGTGTGGACCTGGCAGTCTCACCTCGATTGGCACCACATTACCGCCACGACGCCAAAACCTGCTCGACTTCCCCTCGCACCATGGCGCGGGCTTGCGGCCGTTCGATTCCGCGGGAGAGCAGCTCGTCATAGCCGGTGAATTGGTGCCGGATATGCGCCTGCACCGCCAGCACGATCGCTTCATCATCGAACTGTTTGGCGGCCGCGCTGCGCCCGACGCGGCCGCTGTATTTAAGGCAGGCATGTTCTGCGATCTTTTTCGCGGTTTCCGGCGGACACCGGGGAAACACACGCAGGGTGTGCTCACCAAAGGCTTGCACGTACTCCGCATCCAGCTCAGCGCGGCGCTCCGCTTCACGCTCGCGCCGCCGTCGCCGCACTTCTTCATCCGCCAGACATTCTTCTTCCGCCTTGTCCAATGCTTCTGATTCGACCAGAATGCCCTGGCGCTCGTATTGTTTGCGCGTGCGGCTCCACTGCAGCACTTTCGCGTGCAGCCGCGCATGCTTGATCGCGCGCCGCGTCAAGGCAGCGTCGCCGCGCGGCGAGATAAACGAGATAATCCAAAACCGCGCAGGCAAGGCAGAGGGCGCCTTTTTCCTTGTTCAACGTGATGAAGCTCCCCTGCCACAACTCCCTGCCGCATTCGCTGCATTGGGAGTCGTTGCGAATCATGAAGACCAGGAGGTCTTGAGGTTTGGATGAAGTGGGCATGATTCGTTTCACCATTTTGGGATTCCAAGTTCAAGAGCACTGAAGCTTCGCCAGCGGCGGACCTGGTATGTCTTTGCTTTTTGAGTTCGCCAAAAGTCTGGGCCAGATTTCAGACAAGCTGAAACCTGAAGCCCGCGGGCAACTATAAGGCTGATTCGTACACTTTTGTCTCGCACCATGCCTCCACCACCACGGTCATCCATCTGTCATCCAGTAAGGATCTTGTGAAGATTTGAGTACACTCCCGTGCCATTCACCCCAAAAGCTCACCGCCGAGACGCGGAGACCGCCGAGAAAGACTCTCTTGATTCTAAGACTCCGCGCTTTCCGCGGCTCCGCGGTGCAAACGGTTGCTTTGTGGTCAAGTATCATTCAGAATTCTATTCTGACTTTGAGCGCCTTAAAGGTCTGGGCATGTATGAAAGTCCCTCTACGTAGCACTACCCGGCGGCCGGAGAGAACTTCCATTTTGCCTACTTGTCCGGCTCGCTCTCTTGTTGCTCGTGCAATTTCTTTTCCACGGCAGCGAAAACAAGCTCCTTGATGCGCCGGGCATGCAGGTTTGCCACCAATTCTTTGTCCAGCCTTCGCAGCGAGATTTTTCGCTTGCTGCGGTACTGATTCCGGCAATGATGGCCCAGTTCATGGGCGAATATTTCCAAAAAGAACCAGAGCATGAGGATGGGCTCGCACGGCCAGTGCACGATCACTTCATTTTCCTTCTGCTCGATCTGGGCATAGTACTGCTGCAAGGAAGCGAGCAGACCTTTACCAATCGACGGCAAATGCCAAGTGGTGGGCAGTGAGTAGAGATAGATGGCTTTGTCACGAGGTTGATAGAGCCCAAACGGCTTTCCGATTTCTCCTGCGCGCGCGCGCAGTTCCACTCGTGCGAGGCCATAGATGTACTTCTCGGGTATCTGGCGCAGAAGACGGAGGATGAGACTTCTCCCCATCGGGTGGATGTCGCCAGCCCGCGGCCGGCGTGAGATGACCCTCGGGATGATCCGTTCTCCGCTCCGGCTGCGTTTCATTCTGCGACGGGCGAGAACGCTTTGCTTGGTGGTGCCGTAGCTTCTACTCATAGTGTTCCTTTTTCGGTTGAGCGGCACCGGCTGTGCCCTTTTACCGCCAGGGCTTCAGCCATTCGCTGGCGAAGCCCTGGCGGCAGAATCTTGTTTCAACTTTTGAATCTGCCGGCGAAAGATGAGACCGTTGAGCGCTTCCAGCGGACCGATCAAGGCATAAAGCCAGCCGGACATTGCCGCCCAGTTCCTGCCGCCCACAACAACCAGTCCGATGGAAGAAAGCGCAACGCCGACGCAGAGGCCATACGCTGTCATGCTGGCGCGTGTGGTAAGGATTTCAACCGGGGTCAACGCAAGCTCGTGGCGTTTGCGATAGGCGTGCCCATGCAGCAAGACAAATACGAGAAACACCGCGAGAAAGCCCAGACCATAGATGATCATAAGCGCTTCCCATTGCTCGCCTTTGATGGTGATCTCACCGCGGAATTCAATGCCCAGCACGCGCGCGAGCAGCCCGTAGTTGATCAACAACGTGAAAAGAAATTTCAACGGATAGACATAGAACAAGATGACGAAGAGCAGCGCCGCATTGAGCACAAAAGTAAAACCGTCTTGCAGGCCGTAACGGCGGAAGAAAAGATAGTGCGCATACCATATTGCCACCAGCGCCGTGAACGTCACCCCGAAAGCCGCAAATCCCTTCATCGTCTCCATCAACTCGTCGAAGGAAGCGGGGACTTCCAAGGAAACCACCAACAAGGTGATCGCAAAAGCAAAGACGGCGTCGGTAAAGCCTTCGATGCGGGAGACTTCCCCACCGCGCCAGCGGAAGTATTCCTTCGCACCCAGACGTCTTTGCAGGAGCTGCCGGCGAAACATAGCTCTCATTTTCTCCTTGCACCGCATGGAGCGCCACCGCAGTGGCAGGGTGGTGCGCTCAGGTGAACTGTCCCGGTACGGATTGACTTTGCGCTCAACCGTTCCAACAACCCTCTGCAGAGGCAACCTCTGCGCGCGAATCTACCTCTTGATAAATACCGAACCGGTTGGGCCTGCTCCAGCTTCCTGATACCTCGCCTCGCCCGTTTTGGCCCAAACATAGTGCGGAACATTGGCTGGCGCCACATAAACCGCACCAGCGGGAATCGCCACCACCTTTGCTTCGTCGAAGGTCTCACCGAACCCCACATAGATGGTGCCCGCCAACACCGTGGTGTTGCGCTCGTCCGGATGCGTGTGCGGCGGGATGCGCGCCCCGCTCGCCAGCTTGACGCGCAGGAGATAAGCGCCCGCCTTCTGCTCACCGCCGACAATCCATGCCACTTGCACGCCCGGCAACTGAGGCGGATTCGTCCAGCGAATACTGTCCGGCAGAATCGGAGCCGGCGCACTGCTTTGGCCGCAGGCCGCCGAGGCCAAGGCGCTGGCGATGAGCAAAATGGCTGGGAAGATGTGTTTCATGGCATGTGTCCTTCTTGTTTGTGTACCAGGTCCTGCTGTTGAGCAGCATGTTGCGGCCACGACGTGAGCATCTGCAAATGCAGCCGCACGGCTCGCCACCCGCTGGGAGTTGGACTTTTTCAGAAGTAGCAACTGCGACCGCAGCGAGATAACCTCAATAAGCCATGGGGCGCGCAAATTCAGAATAAATTTCTAAGAGATTCTTGACCACAAAGCAACCGCTTGAACCGCGGAGACGCGGAGTGCGCAAAGTTCCAAAATCAAGAGAGTCCTTCTCCGCGTTCTTCGCGCCTGTGCGGTGAGTCTTTGCTGGGCGTTTTTCCGATTAGCTGTGAACTGGGCGTGATTATTCAGAAGAACAGCAGAGAATCGACGCGGGGAAAACGAGGGAGCAGACCTGATCGTTCCGATCAAATTTCGCCCGCCGCGGTGAAAGTCGGGCAAACCCGTCATCCCTGCACCGTGGCAGAATAATGCAAAAAAGCGGTAAGATAATCAAGCTGGATTTTGAGAGGGGAATTCATCCGCACTGGTCTTGAGCTCTTCATCCCTTTTTACGCTTGTCGGGCAAGATCGCCATCTGCAATTGATCGCGATAGACAATTTGCGAGCGCTGGGGAGTCCTGCGCCGGATGACCTTCACCAAATAACCGCGCTTTTTGCCTACACTCGTCATGAGACGGCCAATTTTGCGCCAACCAAATTCGGTGAAGTAGAAGCGCACACGCGGGTTGGAGAGATCGGGGGCGGGAAGATGCATTTCCCACATGATGTCCGCCAAAGCCGAGGCTGGTCCTTTCAATATCGGGACAGGCCTGAGCACCGCCTCACTCTTTTCTTCATCCCAATTCCATTTTTCATCGACCAGAATGCGGTAGATCATGAGCCTGGCGATCAGCTTATTCCTCAGTGCGCCTCTCGCCGCAACCCAATCGGGCGCAGATGAAGGCAGATTCACACGGCATCTGAGTTCGTTTATCTGCGGCAGTCGGCGCAAATCTGCGGATCAAAGTCTTGGCAGGAGAAATCGCCTGTGCAGTCCCCAGCAATAGCCTTTTCCTTGGTCAGCAGGTGATGCAGAACTTCGTCGGATAGAGAGCCTTCAAGCTGTCGGCGGCAACGCTGCTTCTGTCCGCAGCGGGACTCGCGAGGCTGCTATGGTCAACACTCGACAGCAGCAGCGCGAAATACAGCAAGAATTTGGGGATGATTTTCGTCATTGGCCTTTCTCACTCGTTCGACGATCAAATCACGATTGCAGGGCCGGCGAAAGGCAGCATTTACGCCACAGCGGCAATCAGCTCCGGATCGCCGTTGCCATTGATCAAGATGATTTCTGCAAAAGGAAGATCAGCCGCGGCTCGAAGCGCATGGGGCGTTGTGTGACCGGACTGGTACCCTGTCGCCCGCAAAAGCCCGTTTACATGATAAAGGTATCCTTTCCAATGCGCTGTTTGAGTTTAACCAGCAAAAACAGAGCAATGCCATTGCTGTGGTTCATGCCGCTGCCTTTGGCCGCCTCCATTGAACGAAACAAACCGAAATCAAAATTGCCAGGAACCGGCGGAAAATTGCCGCTCATGCCGAACCTCCAGAACTCGGTGTGGAGGTTGGCGGCGTTGTGCAGGCCGGAACGTTCGGCAGCGATGGAACCACGTTGTTCGGGTGAAACAGGCGGAAGTCGAGCGCAGGCCGGCACAAAGCTAAACTCAAGCATGGTAGTAAAAAATATCACGGTATTTCGAGTCATGAAAATTTTCTCTCATTACAAAATCGATTGATTCGGCTTCTTCGTGAGGAAACGATTTCGCTGCGCACTATTTTCCTGACAACAGACATTCCACCGTTAGCCATTTCGTTGTAAACATCGCAAGGGCTTTTGTCCACTTTGGCCGTATTTGCGCATAACCGCGAATCTTGAAAGCCAGCTTTTCGGTATAACGAGGCACAAGCACAGTCTGCAGCATAATTTGATCTCCGAGCAACGGTTTTTGCTCAACTTCAAATCGCCAGTTACATCGCGATGACCCAATGCCAATAGCTTGAATCAGCGGTGACATCACGGAAAACGAGATCCGACCAATGAGTTCTATAGCCGAGGATAGTTTAAGCCTGGCATCTCCACCCAAAAAGTGAATTGAATCCATCACTGCCTTAGTCATTTCGGGCAACTCGGCATGGCCTTCCACACCGAGATCGACATTTGATTCTAACTTGCCACTCAGCGATGTGCTGAATTTGGACTGCGGCAATAATTCAATGGTATAGACCTGATCTTCCTCTAAAAAGTCAGCCTCATAGCCCAAGGCATGAATGGGAGTTCGTCTTTCCTGGCGAATGGCGGCAATCGAATGCGTGATTAGCAAAATATCGTAGGCATCAAAAATGGCCAGGGTATGAGGGAGCTGTTTGTGACCAAGTTCATAAAGACGGCGCAAGTCTCTCGCCACCGGACGATCTCCGAGGCGGATTTGCAGACCTTTAACAGATATTGACGAATCTTCCTCCCCTTCCGTGCCAAAATCGACATCGTATGGTGAATGGAGCAAGTTGCCAAATGAGCTTGCCTCGACTTCCAGAATGCTAAAAGACAGGTCTTGACTATCCATGGTAATACTCCATCGTTTTCATGTTGGATTTTGAGCTGTCAAGTAAAAGGGATATCAGCAACCCCCCTTTTTTCAGTTTACTGATCTCATCTTTTAGGGTAGGGGATAGTCCGCTATCCTGTAGTGCGCTATTCACCGCCCTTCTTACTAATTCGGCGGGATGAATATCTCGGTTGGACATCAGAATTTTGTTCAGGTGCGGAATAATGTTCTCAATCGCAACTGGGCGGATGGGCTCAGTATGTAGATAGATGGCTTTTGCCTGATATAATTGGATTAAGCGATGCAAAAGAGCTGGATTGGCATTGGCGTAACAGGTATGAAGAAAAACGATCCTATCCTTCAGGATTCCATTTTTGCCGAGTTGGTTCAGATAGTCTACTACCAGACTTGGGCTGTTGTGTCCTGAGATCAAAACGAAGTTCGGAATTCCGGTGGCATCGACACTAGACTCAATGAGTTTAATTCCTGATCTGAGTAGTTGTTTTTTGATTTGGTTAATGAGACCATGATCTTCAATTCGAAAACTCTCATCAGGAACCAATGCGCCGAGATCCGCAGTGCTCTGAAGCATTTTTATCGAAACGTGATTGGCCCTTGCAAGGTCTGTTTCGTGGCAAAGATAGAATATCTTGTTCGGATACCTGGCGCTCAGCATAGCCAAGATTCGGATCGGATCGCAAACGTCTGCATTTGGCAGTGCTTGACTTTTAGCTTGCGGATTTCGCTCAAGGGGATCTACATACACGGCAATTTCATTCGGCGAGGATTCGAACAACTCATCGAGTTGCCTCAGAGGATACGCTGGATTCTCAAGTACCGACGCAATATCTTTGAGGAAAAGGCGTGCACTTTTCTTGCCATTCTGCATGACGACTTGTTCCCCATCAACCGCAGCATGTAAGAATGTAAATTGATCGGTGCTGGCTTTTGTGATAATTTCCTCGCGCACGATGCTGTAAAATTCAGCTAAAGAATTGAGTTTTGATACCCTGGGTCCAGTCTCGCGATCAACAGAATACATCGTGTAGCCGTTATCGGCCTTTTCGAAAATGACGTTTTTAGTGTCGGACAGCCTTTCAAAGCCAAGTATGCCAGTATTGTTGGAAAGATGATTCCACACCTCTGCGTCAGGAAAACCTTCTTCCAAATATCTATTGACGATGATCACATCCGGCGACGGTGTCGCCGTGGTCGGATTCTTGGCGCCATCATCTCCAATAACATCTAACCCCAGCCTTTTCAACCTGTCACTAGAAGAATTTACCGTAGTTTTGTCACTTTGAACTATGACAGCGCCCTGCTTGCTCCGTTGAATGCTCTGCCTCAGTTGGGCTAGATGTAGTCTCGGAAACTTAATAGCGTATTTTCCAAGAACTTCGTCAAGTTCTTCCTTTGAATTTATTGAAGAAGACTCTCCTTTATCATCAAAAACGAGCAGATCATCATCGTCTGCTGGGCGTCGTTTGAAAATTGCGATTCTTGCATTATCACTTTCTGCAAAAACATCAGCAGCGTCCACTGCGCGAGAAAATCTTTGTTCGTCTCGACTTCCGATTTGGGTTAAAAACTTTGAGCGGTAAAGCGCCCTATTAAGATCTTCCGGAAATACCGGGGTATGAGCTCTTATGTCGTTAGGGAGCAAAATTCTCTGCCCAACTGTAATGTTATTGGGGTTAGGGATGTCATTATACAGGGCAATCTTATTCACTAACGCGTTATCAACATGTCCATAATGTTCTTTGATAATCTCGGAGATCGTCTCCCCAGCGTTAACAACATGAACAACAGAAGCCTTATTCAAAGTTGGTTGTTCATGCATGCCGAACGTCGCGAAAACTTTATTAAATCGGTCTCCTGGTGTTATTCCGAAAAAATAGTCTCGTTTCGCGGGGTTTTCATTGAATCTCTGCACAAAATCATTAACAAGCAATGCGCGCGGCGATCTGGAAGACTGCTGCTTGAATTGAGATTGAGCTAAAAAAGTAGAACTCCTCGTGCCCTGAAGTAAGTTGTCCCGCACCAGAAGAGGTGCGTGCATTCTTAGATTGGGGTGCACACCTCTCATCCTCGCTCTTGGCTGCCCCGAGCTTTCGGCAAATCCAAAAAGCAAAGAACAGATCAACGTGGCGTATGCGGCGAAGCGTACTTTATAAAACGATTTCATGGCTGAACTCCTCATAAATAATTACCTGTAGATAACCTCCGTGATCTGTGGTCGCCTTTTCCAACAGGGCTCTATGGCCACGCCGCAACAAATCGCCTATCCCAATTCGATTTCAACGTCAACCGGCTGTTCGGAAATTCGTCCCGGACTGTGGATTTTTTCAATCAGGCCAAAGTCGCTGGTGATCGCTTTGGTGAGCTTCATTTGGCCAACTACTTTGAATTTTAATTGCAGCTTGACGCAGTTGTCCGCGCGGCTGGGAACTCCTTCCAGCATTTGAATGCGGTCGAGCGTATGATAAGTGAGAAATTGATTAGCGGTGTATTCGGTTTTAGTCGTAAAATTGTACTGCTCGATCAGCTCATCGTGACTAGTGAGGATCATGCCGGTGGCCAACGACGCCCATTTTTCAACCTCCGCGATGTCGTCATCGAAAATATCCACCAGAAAATCCTGCTGAAATTCGCGCATGGTAAACACGCCGACA
The window above is part of the bacterium genome. Proteins encoded here:
- a CDS encoding sigma-54-dependent Fis family transcriptional regulator: MTPNDTQNLHQQLEDYEKLISVLQSLGSSLDVDVILRQLIEAALSLCNAQQGAIMLFDPESQEIAKTLIRQNQAEGELLDHSLNTLLSGWALDHKAPQVTGDLAATFGAKQIKGKYQSITSALSAPLEWRGEIIGVINLLSLDQNKKFGERELRLMKILASQCAQFIANAKLHEAVFAEADRLRQEIRDKYQFHGIIGHSQKMQALFALLERIIPTEGRVLLEGESGTGKELIARVIHYGGPRQDGPFVAVDCGALPANLMESELFGYVKGAFTGALRDKKGLFEEAHRGTLFLDEIVNMPLDVQAKFLRAIQEGEIRPVGSTQVKKVDVRLIAAASVNLRVQVEAGKFRQDLFYRLNVVNVALPSLRERKADIALLANHFLKKAAEKHNRPLKGFKAETVAYLENYAWPGNVRELENVVERMVILSEPKNELIAPELLPAEIRPPNLDGEATLQQGKPSPGVKTMKDAYEKMILLEALMKHDWNQSAAARELEVDEKSVRYKMQKFGVKKP
- a CDS encoding ScyD/ScyE family protein yields the protein MNSSQCLQRLAAIIVLLSLVTASTARAQTNVSVYATGLVSPMGLEIDAQGRLWVAEQGTGNNDSRISVVTTDGHVHPFLTGLPSELVEGDPLGAEHLHFDGNGNLLIMQGEGSDWLSESMLTIDVSGFVPGDTARRLNDLTAVHRIGPFALRNGAPSTNPYAMAFGPDKNLYIVDSGANGIVKLDRCTDNLSVFVGFDPISNPTTEGPPMIDPVPTGIVAAGNKFYVGLFLGFPFLPDSSRIMEVELGGRITTLRNGLTSVVDLAIDPSDGNLVFLQYARWEFPFVPNTGGVFKLKAGKVDTIAYGLNFPTGLRFAPNGDLFVSSFADGQILKITSPLAVGVWRLQTTVSGNLPLVSVKAVSRDVAWIAGFGGTVYRTTDGGKNWIPTATKASTTEALACIAALDATTAFAGGGGPDWGGGNTKIYRTTNGGQSWEAVYTATGANSFWNWIHFFDSQNGIAQSDPPVAGGNFLIVKTSDGGKTWTPIANPPDANTNEYGVSNSFHFYDNLNGWFGTGHPPFVPGGSAGRVFRTTDGGNTWTPFASGNGNSVNAVRFISPTVGIRTSNTAPFLTRSVDGGQTWTPVNGLPVANIRQMVAATGVNTPSLNQLWVYGEADAPFILSSTDGGVTWQRQPIVGTVEYPIFHLSAVTIGASSDSVQAFGITLDINTLAHGGQIFNYRERLGFVTGVKEPASLPLEYTLSQNYPNPFNPETRIRYQLANPDRVALKIYNMLGQEVRTLIDEFKPAGSYEVSWDGKDNAGQRAPSGMYLYRVEAQGLVQTKKMILAK
- a CDS encoding DUF2293 domain-containing protein, with amino-acid sequence MPARFWIISFISPRGDAALTRRAIKHARLHAKVLQWSRTRKQYERQGILVESEALDKAEEECLADEEVRRRRREREAERRAELDAEYVQAFGEHTLRVFPRCPPETAKKIAEHACLKYSGRVGRSAAAKQFDDEAIVLAVQAHIRHQFTGYDELLSRGIERPQARAMVRGEVEQVLASWR
- a CDS encoding DUF1211 domain-containing protein, encoding MRAMFRRQLLQRRLGAKEYFRWRGGEVSRIEGFTDAVFAFAITLLVVSLEVPASFDELMETMKGFAAFGVTFTALVAIWYAHYLFFRRYGLQDGFTFVLNAALLFVILFYVYPLKFLFTLLINYGLLARVLGIEFRGEITIKGEQWEALMIIYGLGFLAVFLVFVLLHGHAYRKRHELALTPVEILTTRASMTAYGLCVGVALSSIGLVVVGGRNWAAMSGWLYALIGPLEALNGLIFRRQIQKLKQDSAARASPANG
- a CDS encoding cupin domain-containing protein, with the protein product MKHIFPAILLIASALASAACGQSSAPAPILPDSIRWTNPPQLPGVQVAWIVGGEQKAGAYLLRVKLASGARIPPHTHPDERNTTVLAGTIYVGFGETFDEAKVVAIPAGAVYVAPANVPHYVWAKTGEARYQEAGAGPTGSVFIKR
- a CDS encoding LysM peptidoglycan-binding domain-containing protein; its protein translation is MKSFYKVRFAAYATLICSLLFGFAESSGQPRARMRGVHPNLRMHAPLLVRDNLLQGTRSSTFLAQSQFKQQSSRSPRALLVNDFVQRFNENPAKRDYFFGITPGDRFNKVFATFGMHEQPTLNKASVVHVVNAGETISEIIKEHYGHVDNALVNKIALYNDIPNPNNITVGQRILLPNDIRAHTPVFPEDLNRALYRSKFLTQIGSRDEQRFSRAVDAADVFAESDNARIAIFKRRPADDDDLLVFDDKGESSSINSKEELDEVLGKYAIKFPRLHLAQLRQSIQRSKQGAVIVQSDKTTVNSSSDRLKRLGLDVIGDDGAKNPTTATPSPDVIIVNRYLEEGFPDAEVWNHLSNNTGILGFERLSDTKNVIFEKADNGYTMYSVDRETGPRVSKLNSLAEFYSIVREEIITKASTDQFTFLHAAVDGEQVVMQNGKKSARLFLKDIASVLENPAYPLRQLDELFESSPNEIAVYVDPLERNPQAKSQALPNADVCDPIRILAMLSARYPNKIFYLCHETDLARANHVSIKMLQSTADLGALVPDESFRIEDHGLINQIKKQLLRSGIKLIESSVDATGIPNFVLISGHNSPSLVVDYLNQLGKNGILKDRIVFLHTCYANANPALLHRLIQLYQAKAIYLHTEPIRPVAIENIIPHLNKILMSNRDIHPAELVRRAVNSALQDSGLSPTLKDEISKLKKGGLLISLLLDSSKSNMKTMEYYHG